Within Lolium rigidum isolate FL_2022 chromosome 5, APGP_CSIRO_Lrig_0.1, whole genome shotgun sequence, the genomic segment TAAAGTATCCAGTGGTATATTTTTTATGCCACATGGCTAATACATTGCTGGTCtaattgatggtcaaagttaAATCACGAAATATGAGGACACTAGGGACAGAAGGGGTAGATGAACTAAGTGATCATAttatgctactccctccgatccatgatAAGTGTcagggttttagttcaaattagagctaatttgaactaaaaccccgacacttattatgggttGGAGTAGTTCAGAAAATTAACCTTTCTCGGGTGATAAGTCAATGACTGACAGCTGAAAGTGTCACCGGTACTGGTTTACTGCATCATCTGTTCAACATAGGTGATAATGGTGTACAGGATATCTGCCACACTCACCTGAACCACATATGTTCATCTTCATTGTAATCTAAAGAAGTATTCCAACTTCAAGAGATATTTTGCTGGTGTTGCTTGAAGGATTCCCTTTTTGAATAGTTGCCAATCATTAGCTAATAGATAATGACGTGCTAGGTGGATTGTGCAGCTCCTGATGTCGGTGCGGATGATGCCTTGGGCATTTGGAGAATAGATGACGCTGATAATAGTTTCTATACACAACCATTTAGAATCAAGTATGCTCGACAGGACATCTATCTATCGGTCATGGTGTCTTTCAACATACTCAACACTGAAGTAGAGGTTGGGAATCTGAATTTTAATCTTTCTTCTTTCCTTTTTGAATAAATTTATCTCAGCCTTATCAGAGCACTTGCTTTATTTATTCAAGGGTCCAGCAGCTTCTGCGGTGATATTGAAGTATGAGCTAATATATGCCCCAACACTGGAGAATGGGTGAGTGTAGTTCTAATCCTCTATGTATTCTTTCTTCCAAGACTATGCACATTCTTCAATGGATGTGCATACATTCCATTTGACAGGACTGATGGTGCTATTTCTTCTTCTGTTCTAGCTCTGATATTCAAGCTTCTAGTGTCACATCTTCAGCTGCTATGCATGAATTTAGGATCCCGCGTAGGGCACTCCTGGGTTTACACTCATATTGTCCAGTTCACTTTGATGCATTCCACGCGGTGCTTGTTGATCTGACGTTACATATAGTGTACCTGAAAGCTGGTGCAAGTAAATTATCATTGAAGGTACACAGGTTTGTGAAGCTTTAGCTTTAATATTCTTTGAAAGTGGGGCTCATGTGCAAGGCTGTAACTATATGCTCTGAACAACTTTTGACTTAAGTTACAGAACCATAGAACTAGGTAACTAGAAACTGTATGACTGGCCCCTGAGAGATTCAGATTTCTTTTCCTTATCTACCACTTGAAATTTAACTGAGCTAATGAAGGAAATTTTATTCCATAATCCTGCACAATGCTAGGGGGCTAGGGGCTCATCACCTGGAAACTGCACTAATTGATTGGCTATATTTTATGGTACATCAACAATCATGTAATTGTTATCACCTTTCTTTCCTCGGATAACTAGTATAAGCTTGCGAGTTATTTGGCTCTGGCAACCTGAAGGATTGTGTATTTTGTCTGCTATTATATATTTTTATCCTTTTGTCGAATATACAAGTAAACATGCCATTTTAATATGCAGATACCAGACCAGGGTTTAAGTCCAGCATCACATCAAATTGTAAAGGCATTATTGGCTTCAAGGGAGACATTACTCGAGGAGCTGAAGAAAATGAGTGATGCTGTTGGTAAAACGATTGAAGATTTAGATGGTGCTGACTTAAACCTTGGTAAGTATGAGTCACTTCAGCCTTCAAAATCAGTCCAGCCTGATTCCGGTAAAGTATTCCCTGTAACTACCAAGGGTGTTGGGCACTTGGCTGGCATTTTACATGACTTTCTAGAGGTACGTTCAATCATCTTTCTCATAGTGACCTATGAACAATGGTATGGAACTTGCTGATTGAAAATATTTATGCACAATTGTGCAGAAACCTAATGACGTTGTTGATGGCACTAGCGATGGTATGCTGTACGCTCTTTCCAGTGAAGAGTTGTTAGAGTTATTTCTAACTGTGAGCCGCCAACTTTCAGTTTTATGGAACGCGTTCTTGAAATTTCATAGGTGAAGTTAACTGGTTTCTCAATTTCACTTGTAATTGTACTGTATGTATTTGCAGTCCCCAGAGGTGTGCAATTTCCATGACCATGATGGTTTCTCAATCATACATGTTCTATAAAGTTATCATGTGTCCAACAATGTTTCCTTCTTTTGCTGCAGGATGAATAAAACCAAGATACTGGATTACTTGCGTGATATTTGGGCTATTGACAGGAAAACAGAATGGTCAATATGGACTAATTACTCGAGAGTTGAGATTCCACACCGCTATTTGCGGAGTATGAGTGATGACTCATCTCATCGCCAGTCCCTTCTGAGAGTTTCTGGTTCAAGGAAGTTTCATGAAGATGTAATTATCACCGACTCATTAATAGTATATATTTTTCATTCTTTTAATCTCTACTTACAAGCTTAAATGTATGTGCAGCCTGTACAAAATTCTTCTTCACGTGCTGAACTACATAGGAAAAGCATAGCACAAATGAAGGTACGCTGTTTTCTTGGAATAGTATGTGCAGTAGTATCTGTTGAAAACAGTTAATGATTTTAGAAATCCTGCAGATCAACACAAGGTCTGTTCAAGATATGCATATATATGCTGATCCTTCACGTGTCCCTGTTGTTCTTATAGAACAACATCTCATGGTTGTTCCACAACATGCTTCGAGCAAGGATTTGGCAACAAATTCTTCGGAACAAAAGGATACTATTGTACTACCTAAACTACAAGGAGAGACTTCAGCGCTGAAAATTGCCGGTGGTAAAAAGGGTGGTCGTGTATTGCGAGCTGTCATCTTTGTGCATGGATTTCAGGCAAGTCCTGTTCACCTTGTCTAACTCCCTAGAGTTACAGTATAATGTGTGTAATTAATTGTATCTACAAAAAGCAGGGACACCATTTGGATTTACGTCTTGTTAGAAATCAATGGCTTCTATTGGATCCTGGGGCTGAATGCCTAATGTCTGAGGCTAATGAAGATAAAACTTCTGGAGATTTTAAAGAAATGGGTGGCAGGCTTGCTGGGGAGGCTGTTGCATTCCTAAAAAAGAAAGTGGATAAGCTTGCAAGGTACGGAGGTTGCAAAGAATTGAAGCTTAGTTTTGTTGGCCATTCCATCGGAAACGTTATCATCAGAAGCGCCTTAGCAGGTTATTTTCCAACTTTCTTGCCAAGTTCATTGGAAGCAAGTCAATCTCAAAGAGACTGACTACATTTCTGCATTTGAACAGATCCTGCATTACAGCCATACTTGAAGAACCTCTACACATACATGTCGATATCAGGGCCTCACTTAGGTTACTGGTACAGCTCGAATTCTTTGTTCAATTCTGGTCTCTGGCTTCTGAAAAAGCTCAAGGGAACACAATGCATCCATCAGCTTACTTTCAGTGACGATCAAGACCCCCAGAATACCTTTTTTTATAAGCTTTGCAAGGTACATTATCACCCTGCTTCATTCTGGGACTTGGAGTAGCTTTGCCAATCCAACCTGTTGCCAACTAATAGTAGATACACTTTTCAGCAGTATTTAACCATGAGCtgttattttttgttttctttcttcAGTTAAAGACACTGGAGAACTTCAAAAATATCATATTGTTATCATCACCACAGGTTAGTACCTTTTGTCCTTTCTAATGACTTCACTTTATTTGTGGATCTGAACTATTAGCTGGATGCTGTTAACCTTTCAGCCTCTATGGTTGTTTCAATGCCACTCACAAGTCATGCTGCATTTTCTGCCAGGATGGGTATGTACCATATCATTCAGCAAGAATTGAGCTCTGTCCAGCTGCATCATCCGACAATTCCAGGAAAGGTCAAGTCTTCACTGAAATGCTCAATAATTGCTTGGATCAGATCCGTGCACCATCGTCTGAAACCAGGATATTCATGAGATGCGATGTTAATTTCGACCAATCTGCCCAAGGACGGAGCCTCAATACCATGATTGGCAGAGCAGCCCACATAGAGTTCTTGGAGACTGACATCTACGCCAAGTTCATCATGTGGTCCTTTCCTGAACTATTCCGATGATGATGCTCTTATTTTGGACAGCGTCACGTTTCAAACCAAAAATGGATAGTATACCTACTgacaaagaaaggaaaggttACCCTCTACTGCATAAAGGTTTATTCGTAATTCGTCACCAAAGATTGGTAGCACTGTAAAGTTCCCTAGCTGTAGCATTTTGCCAGCTTTCTTAGGTTCGATTTGTATAAATAGTCGATTTGTTCATTTCGATTTATAGCCCTGTAGATGTTTCACCTCTGCTGTCAAGTCTTTATAATCCAATTTCATCTGGTGTATTTTAACGCTGCCAGTTTAGGAGGGCTCAACAGCCAAACAGCTTATGTCAAAATAAGCATGATATGTGTTTTGTTTTTTAACCGTAGTGCATTGCTCAGGCACAGATCATTGTCTGGCTCTTGTCATGTAATGTCATTGTTGATCTATACAGCTGAaccttgaattcattggatggagTGTGCAGTCAAACTTGTATGACTtggctctcaaaaaaaaaaaaaacttgtatgcCTTTTACTTTTGATGTACACatacattgttgagattgatggaaCGAAAATAGATATTTAGCACCTATACTCCCTCCTTTCTATTTTAATTGACTCTGATTTACTACAACTGAATACTAGTAAATTAGAGTCAATTCAAAGGGAACATAGGgggaggtggcaatttggctcataggagcaaatgctctcactatataaaataattaaaaaacaattttaaaaatgttaaaaaattctgatataaattttttggtgtatatcttgacattctatgttagtgcataaATTTtcctggagaaacaacattttatatggcgtgtacaaaaaagacaaaaaaaatatcctgtacgtagtcgtgttatagcatcaaaacttgtcttttttacaggagccacaattatttttagttttttttgaaaacttgtgtaccaacataaaatgtttagatgtacatgtaaaaatttagtttagaattttttgacactttgaaatatggattcacataatgggagcatatgctcctatgagccaaagtgcatttcccaacATAGGGAGTATTTCTTATGAAAATTGCCATGATTATTTATTTTCCGTCTTTCTTTAAATGAAAAACTGAGCAACGGTCAAAGGTGTGTCTCAGCCTCTCAGGGGTGTCCACGGTCTAAATGTCtgatttttagataacaaatccAAGTGGAGCCTGCGCTTTTCTTAGATTACAAATCCAAAGGGAAAAGTAATGCATGTGTGTGCGCTTAGCGTCTCACTGTCATTCCGGCCTTCGTTGCACATACGAGTATAGAGGGAATGTTTGttgtcaaaaaaagaaaaaaaagagaggtCTGTTTCTTGCGTGCAGGACATGTTGCCGTGTAGGCCGCACGTCTGAACCCTGTCAAGAACGTGTACAGGAAGAATGCCGTAAGTAGCGTGGACCATTGAAATTTGACGGTTTCTGCATCACCACTTGCCGGGATCCCAGGTTGTTGCATTCTGAGGGTCCCAGGTTGTTGCATCCTGAGGAGCCGCAAAAAATTCAAGGAGAAGGAAAACCTTCCAGCGGACTGGGTAGTCCAGTCCGTCCTGCCGAGTGCCGACCTCCATTGATAAGGGCATCTTCGACGGACCAACCAAAACGCTAACTCATTCGGTCAGTTTTTGTCCGTTTGAATTGGCCCCACTACGGGAAAGCCAGGCATTGACGTGCGgcactttgcacggcaaaggagcctaaatgcacggcaaagcctttgccgtgcgtgcacgtACGGCAAAGAGTGGACGGCAAAGAAACCGACGGCAATggcgtctttgccgtgcgcgtcgACATTTTGCACGGCaatggtctttgccgtgcgcgcccTGGGCTGCCGTGCGGCAGGCGTTTTGCCGTGCGCATCGCgtttgccgtgcgtgcacgccTTTACCGTGCGAGCCGACGTTGCCGTGCGGCCACCTCGTTGCCGTGCGGCACATCGTTGCCGTGCGGCAGCTCTGTGCCGTGCGCCAGCACACcaccacgcacggcaaagggccctcCAGGCAAGCCCAGCAACTTCCCAGGACTACAGGCTGCGGCCACGtggctcctttgccgtgcgggtgcacacggcaaagtgaccaaaagtcctttgccgtgtgcacacccacggcaaagggccctgttttttccattttttttgctgttttttgcgtattccctgcatttcaaatatagcaattgacaatatagcatatacaacatataatcttcaacatagcatcaccaaacactACGGGAACACACAAATACATCAACCGCACATATTCATGCATACAAtgcattacatagagtccatagtccatccacacaagttacatagagtccatagtgcaatgtccattattacaatccattacaagcatacaatccgacaaagtgcacaaagaccatgccatcaaccttgtcctcctccgcttccgccggcctcatcgtcattgccttgtgacatataatctataagcaggttgatggaatgaacatttgcatttgcatattgaacacttgaacaagtacaagtagcgggttgggcacaagaggactcaccgcggttcatgctccggatgatgttcatattgttgacggtgataggtgtccccgggtccgagtgggcggtggcggcatccacggcatggagtaaggtggaggagcaggaagactccccggtggagaagtcgaaccgTCCGGCTCATCGCCCGCCTCATCCGTGCGTGCCGCTGCCGCATCATCTCGCCGCTGCCGTTGCATCCGCCGCATCATCCGTGTCCGCTCGCCGCCGGTACTCTGCAATCCGCCGCTCCATCCGCGCCCTTTGCTCCCGGGCCGCccgctccttcgctgccatctcctcctacgttgtgttgccgcgatgtcattaacatttcaatggaaagcatgtaaaggaaatgtagaggcccgaggaagaacatacccgtaaccgctcgacagcctagatccgaagcccgtggccggggctctacctcaggctggccgctcttacgaccacgacggatccggcggagagagggaaccttcgccgggtcgacgcacccgtcaccaaaccataggcggccatgcttcaagccttctcccgcaagcaccgcgacctcgtggtcaaagtcctcggcctccgggttggcgtcctcgccgtacttctgcttgaacttggagacatacgacgtgcaccgggtctcggattgcaggttaacccacacggaccccgtctcgagatcgtgcgtcttcctttgcttcatcttctttagcacggcaaagacgttaggcttcgctcatatcctgacttcctgcaaaagagaacatgtaattgagtgaagtggcacacccttgcggagttaacaaatatataacatgaattcaaagaatgaaggaaccattaatttgctcacctccttctgcaggtgaagagagatggggatgctgccttggatatgcgatccacctcgcatctctgcccgcttcttcttgccctcctcgtgcttcttgaggtactgggggcatgtccaccacatgaccatcgccagAAAGCAcctctcgtcgttgccgacgtaccgaggagggttctacatgcacaagataaacccattatggtaaaataaactacatgtcgataaagaaatcaataacacataaatgcaaatacctgcatgtaccgccacggctgcatgagcgtgtcgcgagcgtcctccttagtcatgtggacgaagcggtcggcgtgccagccgcggacgcattgaacacgtgcctcgtagtgcatgccgccaccctcttccttgcaagctggtgtaggacatcatcgcacacattctccttgccctcggccctcttgaagtatttctgcaaccatgcacatatgtaaaacaaggggcattagtgcaattattgtgaaccaaggagagtgtatgaatggtaagaagtcaaaagtcacgtacccagaatttggcaacaaccaaatccgccgtggtgccgcggccaagaggatctttcacgaggctgtagtgcgcccacctccaagctacgtcgcagccaccagtagggagattgactatcccaggaaaataccatctaagtaggcccccaaggatgttcgagtacccacgtggcggtctctgcgacgggtcttcatgctggaacgagctgcaccatgaaacgacaacatcaatatgtatgtgataataattttgataatgacaaaattgcgataacgaaatgccaaaaattaacatgtacctccttccatagggctgtAGAACAACGTGCCCGTAGCGCCAGCTCCTTCAGCCGCGGGGAGccgtgttatcccacgccgatatggcttcctatcacgtggcctcagcctctccacagcTGGAACGTACTGGTAATCCTCCGGCGCATGCCACTGTAGGCTTTTatcaggatcgaacactaagttccccaacccctcatcctccgagaggtcctcctcgtccccctcctcctcccggtcctccgcaccccctcctcctcccggtcatccccacccccctcctcctcccggtcctccccaccccctcctcctccccggtcctccccacccccgtggtgctcccggtcctcctcctcgtcatcatcatcggccgcgggagggggctaggactaggagtgagtacccgcgtcgcattcttcctacgcggccgccccgtgggagcgacaggagggggctaggagggggtagtagctcggccccgcctcgaagtccctacacctaccaagtccttgagcttctttttaagaccgccaccctttttttttggcggcatgcttcaatcacctcgcaaacacaaatgaagagagtggtttattagtacgcaatattgtaaagagataaatattagtgaaagcaacagaattataagtagatgaacattaatgaaagcaacaataatgcaaaaggatgaacattaattagtggaagcaacaaatagctagcatagagttctctcaaacatagcacggagttcttacaaataatctagctagacaatctctattacacgaagttattacaaataacctagctagcctcacaattactactacatagatcgcAGAGCTCGTGTCGCcgtccgtgattggaccgcgtgtctcgtcatcgtcatcgtgctcggcgaaccaataatcatcaatgaaacccggaggtggtccatccgcatcgaggtcaatccccgctccgaacgcctcgagcaaactcaggtcttccggggcacaaacatcctcggcttcatcttctcgcattgtccccatccatgcccgcatcttcttgttcatcgtctacgaccatgtcatcgatagtcggcaggGCGATTGTGAAatgccggggagcccttcttcctgatagAACTCGACACTAtttgctgaggggtctacgcggcggtaatcgtccttgtttggcggggcggcctattgcgtgaaggcaccgtcatcacaacatcccatccttgtagacgttttgtcgggtttctgcatgcgtacgggagatagaatacttgaaaggcctgggtagccaagatgtacacatcctctcccttataaacagagttcctttcaacttcgaccaacccaatttcaggatcccgtctcacccgacgtgggtcaaaccaatgacatttgaagacgacgggatttagccctttctgaaacccgtaattcagctcgtatatatcctcgactcttccatagtaatggagcccatcgtcaccttgacataccaccccgctatttattgtcttcgcgttgggccggcttgttgtgtatttatgggtccggaagcgatacccgttcacgtcataggagttgaacgcttcgagggaatggtcaaagcccctagcaatttttcttagctcgacttcatctctttgtcggctcttgcctacaagtttagcacgagaagtttagaacgagaaatgaccgataaatgtcgaaagtgctagctaatttggatagaaaaGTACCAAATTACAGTAACCAGCTATcgaaaccgaaaccgccgcccttatcgaaaatttgcttggattcttccggggtaggctccctgtgggtattcttccaatgtatagccttgaatttcctataccgatgaaaagaggaagagttagccacacaaatacgagtgaatgtttgcgaataactaaatggttcgcacttactcgatgtacggcttcacttcgaccatggtgttcaagacatacgagtggatcaaggtccgctcccgcaggtccgttctgtacggcttcgagccacttgacttgccaccaagccccacgaagatgctaagcttgggtacttcttcattgttggcggcattgtaacggaggaccgggttgtgctttgtgggaatgttgggatcatagtgcttagtggtgaagtttgccacctccacgttcaggactgcctcggctatggatgcttcgatattgcatttattgccagtcatttgacgaagcttttgtgtttctctctcgggaccaaactgccaacggccccaattcggccccccctttaagcattcctccgcgaggtgcaggatcatatgttgcatcggattaaagaacccTGGAAGAAATATggtctctagatcgcaaagcaacacgggtgcctcttcatccagcttctcaatcactttagtgtctaactccctagcacaaatctggcggaagaaaaaactcaacctcgctagcactcgccaagtcttctcagggacatagcctcgaatcatcaacggcattatccgctcaagccatatgtggtagtcatgactcttcaatccttgtactcgcaacgtttcaatgttcaGACCCCTCATCCAAGCTTGGTCGCGAACCCatcagggaaaaacaaggagtccttcatccattggaagacctccctttttgggcctttgtgaggcagaacggagcgtgtggcttagtccaagtttttttggcaccatgaggtggctgcatgttcaactccggcctatcgcaccacatttcttgatcaattcgagcctttatgttatccttcgtcttctcggtgtccacaatcgtgctccaaatggcttcactgatattcttctcggtgtgcattacatagcatttatatatcaaataggaaataaatgcatcatatatttatttattttacgcgtgcatcaacctgaaactctactaggtgggctcctagcagccgccggatccgtagattgagtacgttctcccagctctacccgatccgagacagaacttcggcagcacctccccgctgctctcccgatacacgtctcggcaaaaagccgagaggggtgtgcatccggagaacaagggggaggcgctaccgaaatcctgtctcggatcggggtagagcacggagaacgtacccaactacgcatccgccggctgtcccgataaattccgtaagagttacggttcataatatgcgagaccactaattcatatttatccgcgtaacccttacggtcgggaagaggcGCCTAGGcatcgcgacagacttggtgatctagacacaaaaaaaacctaggtacaagagaggcgaacggattctcaccctcgaagcgtgaccgacagccggcgaagaagaaCAACGACCCTGTAAGAGAAtcgccgaagaagatccgggacgCCCCATCGAACACCCCCGCGACGCCGCccctcgtgtccacctcgaagcatctcCTGCATAACGAAA encodes:
- the LOC124652118 gene encoding protein FAM135B-like isoform X1, coding for MYGRMKCLVGGAVDQGSPRGAARRVSPASGRVHNAAAAAAAAPREKGAAICFRPPEVMETVHEVAVYIHRFHNLDLFQQGWYQMKISATWEEGATGGKTPASPARVVQYEAPDVGADDALGIWRIDDADNSFYTQPFRIKYARQDIYLSVMVSFNILNTEVEGPAASAVILKYELIYAPTLENGSDIQASSVTSSAAMHEFRIPRRALLGLHSYCPVHFDAFHAVLVDLTLHIVYLKAGASKLSLKIPDQGLSPASHQIVKALLASRETLLEELKKMSDAVGKTIEDLDGADLNLGKYESLQPSKSVQPDSGKVFPVTTKGVGHLAGILHDFLEKPNDVVDGTSDGMLYALSSEELLELFLTVSRQLSVLWNAFLKFHRMNKTKILDYLRDIWAIDRKTEWSIWTNYSRVEIPHRYLRSMSDDSSHRQSLLRVSGSRKFHEDPVQNSSSRAELHRKSIAQMKINTRSVQDMHIYADPSRVPVVLIEQHLMVVPQHASSKDLATNSSEQKDTIVLPKLQGETSALKIAGGKKGGRVLRAVIFVHGFQGHHLDLRLVRNQWLLLDPGAECLMSEANEDKTSGDFKEMGGRLAGEAVAFLKKKVDKLARYGGCKELKLSFVGHSIGNVIIRSALADPALQPYLKNLYTYMSISGPHLGYWYSSNSLFNSGLWLLKKLKGTQCIHQLTFSDDQDPQNTFFYKLCKLKTLENFKNIILLSSPQDGYVPYHSARIELCPAASSDNSRKGQVFTEMLNNCLDQIRAPSSETRIFMRCDVNFDQSAQGRSLNTMIGRAAHIEFLETDIYAKFIMWSFPELFR
- the LOC124652118 gene encoding uncharacterized protein LOC124652118 isoform X2, with the protein product MVSFNILNTEVEGPAASAVILKYELIYAPTLENGSDIQASSVTSSAAMHEFRIPRRALLGLHSYCPVHFDAFHAVLVDLTLHIVYLKAGASKLSLKIPDQGLSPASHQIVKALLASRETLLEELKKMSDAVGKTIEDLDGADLNLGKYESLQPSKSVQPDSGKVFPVTTKGVGHLAGILHDFLEKPNDVVDGTSDGMLYALSSEELLELFLTVSRQLSVLWNAFLKFHRMNKTKILDYLRDIWAIDRKTEWSIWTNYSRVEIPHRYLRSMSDDSSHRQSLLRVSGSRKFHEDPVQNSSSRAELHRKSIAQMKINTRSVQDMHIYADPSRVPVVLIEQHLMVVPQHASSKDLATNSSEQKDTIVLPKLQGETSALKIAGGKKGGRVLRAVIFVHGFQGHHLDLRLVRNQWLLLDPGAECLMSEANEDKTSGDFKEMGGRLAGEAVAFLKKKVDKLARYGGCKELKLSFVGHSIGNVIIRSALADPALQPYLKNLYTYMSISGPHLGYWYSSNSLFNSGLWLLKKLKGTQCIHQLTFSDDQDPQNTFFYKLCKLKTLENFKNIILLSSPQDGYVPYHSARIELCPAASSDNSRKGQVFTEMLNNCLDQIRAPSSETRIFMRCDVNFDQSAQGRSLNTMIGRAAHIEFLETDIYAKFIMWSFPELFR